AAATGATGAGCAAGGCCTACTCCAGCGTGGCCGATTATGCCGGCGCCGCCGCCAATTTCGATCGCATCGATCCCGAAGCCAATCTGCAAACCGGCCCCGGCTTACCGCGGTGGCAATGGCAAACCGTACAACTGGCCTGGAACGGCGCGGTGGATAACCGGCAGAATATCCGCTTGTGGTATTTGTCACCCGGCTGGACCTTATTGCTGCACATTGCGCAGGCCTTGCTGGCGGCCTTGCTGACCTTAAAAATGCTGGGCTTGATCAACGCACAATGGCGGATAGCCTTTCCGGCGTCGCCTGTCTGGTTGCTGGTACCGGTATTGATGATGCCCGGCCACGACAGCTTGGCGGACATACCCGATCAAGCCCTGCTGGAGCAGTTAAAAACCCGGCTGTTACAAGCACCGAAATGCCTGCCGTCCTGTGCGCAAATCGCCGAGATGGCTATCCATATCAAACCGGACAGCATGCAAATAGACATGTCGATTCACGCGCAAGAAGCGGTCGCCGTACCGCTGCCGGCCCAACTGAAACAATGGTTTCCGGAACAGGTCACTACCGACGGCCATCCCGCCCAGGCCCTGGTCAGACAAAACGACGGCTCGCTCTGGTTAGGCCTCGATAAGGGTGTGCATGACGTCGTGCTACGGGGCCGGCATACGCCGCAATATAAATTCACCCTGCCCCTACCCTTGCAACCGCAGCAAACACGTATCGACAGCGAAGGTTGGCGGGTGGATGGGTTATACGAGGATGCCAAGGTCGGCCCGCAACTGGAATTTACCCGTCTCAACCCGGAGGCAACCCGGCAATCCACGCATTTGCAACAAACCGCCATGCCGGCGTTCGTGCGCATCGAAAGAACCCTGCAATTGGGCCTGGACTGGCGCATCGCCACACGGGTTGTCAAATTGGCCGACAATGACAGCCCGGTGGTTTTGGAGTTCCCGCTGCTGCCGGGAGAAGCCGTCACCAGCGCTAAAATTCGCGTTAAGGACGGCAAAGTACTGGTCAACATACCGGCGGGACAAGCCAGCATGGAATGGCAATCGCTATTGGAAAAACGCGAGCAATTGCAGTTAACCGCCCCCGAAAACGCTTCTTGGAGCGAATTGTGGCGTGCCGACGTCAGCCCTATCTGGCATCTGCAAACCAGCGGCATTGCGGTTGTGCACCATCAAGACCAACAGGGCGCATGGCTACCCGAATGGCGGCCCTGGCCGGGCGAAAGCGTAAGCTTGCAAATCAGCCGGCCGCCGGCAGTGCCGGGGCCGACTCTGACCATAGATAAAACCGAGCTGAGCATACAGCCCGGCAAACGCAGCCAGCAAGCCAATTTGAATTTACACATGCGCAGTTCCAAGGGCGGGCAACATAACGTGCAATTACCGCCGCAAGCCGTGCTGCAAAATGTCGCGATTGACGGCGTCAGCCAGCCTATCCGGCAAAAAGACCGAACCGTCACGCTGCCGATCAAGCCGGGCGAGCAACAAGTAACATTGACGTGGCAGCTGCAAACCGAACAGGCCATGATCCTGACCACACCCAAAGTTGATCTAGGTATCGCCAGCGTCAACAACCAGATACAAGTGATTTCCGGTCAGGATCGCTGGGTGTTATTTACCTTCGGCCCTAAGTTCGGACCGGCCGCATTAATTTGGGGTTTGTTGGCGGTGTTATTGATATTGGCCTTCGGCTTAGGTAAAACCACCTTAACCCCGTTAAAGACTTGGCATTGGTTTTTGCTGTTGTTGGGATTAAGTCAGATCCATATTGCCGCCGGGCTACTGGTAATAGCTTGGTTGTTTGCGCTGGGGACACGGGCAAAATGCCCTCCGGCTTCCTCAACCTATTTTAATTTGACTCAAGTAGGTTTAGGACTGTTGACGTTGACGGCGGTAGCATTGCTGTTTGCCGCCGTCCAGCAAGGCCTGCTCGGCGCCCCGGATATGCAAATTACCGGCAATCAATCCACGCCGTTAAACTTGAACTGGTATCAGGACCACAGCGGCGCCATCTTGCCGACCGCAACCGTGCTAGCCGTGCCGATGATGTTTTACCGCGTGCTGATGCTGGGCTGGTCCTTATGGATGGCGCTGGCGCTACTGAATTGGCTGCAATGGGGCTGGTCATGTTTCGCCATGGGCGGCATCTGGAAAAAGAAAACCAGCGCAAAACCGGTAAAACTGCCTGAATAACCAAAGCCCGGATGGTTTATCCGCTATCCGGGCTTTTTTAGTTATTTCAAGCGATTTTTTTCTTCCACCATGTCGTCGATGTATTGCATGACCAAACCGCTGGCGGCTTCCGACTCATGCATTTGTTTGATGATTTCATCGAGCTTGAATCCATCGACCTCCCAATTTCCTCGGGAGATTTCATACGCCAGCTGCGTGGTTCTGTGTACGTCCTGATGGGGTATTTCCAAATGGCCGTAAGCTTCGGTAGTTCGGAATTTTTCATAACCGATACCTTCGTAATACCACTTGCCCAACCGGCAGTTATGATTATCGACTTTAATGGCGTGATACTGCGGACAATCTTCATGGTTTTCAATCGCAATATAGCCATTTTGCTTGTAGATAATGTGATCCAGCTTGGTCAACAAGCCAAAAGACTTGTCCTTGGCGTAGGTAATGTACCCCACGGAAGCCTTTGCCGAATCCGATAACCCTGAAAACTGGTGCCGGAACGAACTGACCTGCTGCATAACTTCCTGCGATAAAGAGGAAGAGCTTTCCGCCTCCTGATGCATTTGTTCCACTCGCTTGTTAAATGCCTTTAAGGTCTTGGACACTTCCAACGCGGCATTTTTGGTATGTTCAGACAAATTTTTCACCTCGTCGGCGACCACGGCAAACCCCCGGCCATGCTCGCCGGCCCGGGCCGCTTCTATCGAGGCATTCAAGGCCAACAGATTGGTTTGATCGGCAATCCCGGTAATCATCGATAACGATTCGGTAATTTTTTTGCTGTCGTTGATCAAATCGGTAATCACTTCCGATACCGAATGCACCGTGGAATTAATGTTCTGCAACGACGAACTGATCTGCTCCACGGTCCCCAAACTGTCATCGGCATTACGGCCGGTTTCGGTGGTAATGTTTTCCACCTTCTGCAATTGTTCGGTGATACCGATCAAATCGTTTTGGCACGCCTTTAAATTGCCGGACAAATTGGCCGTATTCAGCGCATGCAGGCCGGCGGAGAGACGTCTTTTTACCATCAATTTGGCATTTTCATTCATATGCTCCAAGGCGACGTTCATGTTTTTGGTCGACTGCTTCAACAAACCCGGTAAACCGTCCCCGAGTGCATAGCGGTCATGATTACCCTTGCCGGCCTCATTGAAACAGGTATTAATTTCCTTGAAATAGGCTTCGATAATATCCAACGTTTCGTTCAACTCCCAGGCCACTTTGCCCACTTCACCCAAGCCGCGGGTACCGGTTACGCGATGGTAAAGCTCGCCCCGGTTGGTCAACAACAAAACGGTTTCCATGCGCTGCAATACATCCAGATTTTGTTTGGCGGTTTTCCGAATGTACCAAGCGATTAGCG
This sequence is a window from Methylomonas methanica MC09. Protein-coding genes within it:
- a CDS encoding methyl-accepting chemotaxis protein — translated: MSQSNANIPFLKTRVSYAVAGILFFALALFGYYSFSMGFSWVALALTLPHPLIAWYIRKTAKQNLDVLQRMETVLLLTNRGELYHRVTGTRGLGEVGKVAWELNETLDIIEAYFKEINTCFNEAGKGNHDRYALGDGLPGLLKQSTKNMNVALEHMNENAKLMVKRRLSAGLHALNTANLSGNLKACQNDLIGITEQLQKVENITTETGRNADDSLGTVEQISSSLQNINSTVHSVSEVITDLINDSKKITESLSMITGIADQTNLLALNASIEAARAGEHGRGFAVVADEVKNLSEHTKNAALEVSKTLKAFNKRVEQMHQEAESSSSLSQEVMQQVSSFRHQFSGLSDSAKASVGYITYAKDKSFGLLTKLDHIIYKQNGYIAIENHEDCPQYHAIKVDNHNCRLGKWYYEGIGYEKFRTTEAYGHLEIPHQDVHRTTQLAYEISRGNWEVDGFKLDEIIKQMHESEAASGLVMQYIDDMVEEKNRLK